The Pyrenophora tritici-repentis strain M4 chromosome 2, whole genome shotgun sequence genome window below encodes:
- a CDS encoding CysK, Cysteine synthase, with the protein MSTKTRPAIPPVVMDSITQQIGNTPLVRLNKIPQSLGIRATVYAKVEAFNAGGSVKDRIALRMIEEAERSGRIKPGDTLIEPTSGNTGIGLALIGAVKGYRTIITLPEKMSPEKVAVLKALGAEIIRTPTSAAWDSPESHIGVARRLVKEIPNAHILDQYSNPDNPLAHEYGTAEEIWTQTEGKITCLVAGAGTGGTITGLARGLRKHKQDVKIVAADPHGSILALPPSLNDERVNEGYKVEGIGYDFIPDVLDQKIVDKWYKTEDRTSFLYARRLISEEGILCGGSSGSAMAAMVEAAKDMNLTEDDVVVVILPDSIRSYLSKKTDPFHSATIASLRLKPVTTIPAHSPCSEAIETMREKGFDQLPVSTYSAAGKAKLVGLVTLGNLLSYIAAGRATPKSAVETVMFDFRKLNEVVKDLGRLSLDGDNAKNTQKAGHKGRREFVEITKETSLSDLNKFFEWNSAAVVTERVDGETRAVGVVTKVDLLTWMVRQGSVNGNGEAH; encoded by the exons ATGTCGACCAAAACTCGCCCCGCTATCCCGCCCGTCGTCATGGACAGCATTACCCAGCAAATCGGCAACACGCCGCTCGTCCGCCTGAACAAGATCCCTCAGTCTCTCGGTATCCGCGCCACCGTGTACGCAAAGGTCGAAGCCTTCAATGCCGGCGGCAGTGTCAAAGACCGTATCGCGCTGCGCATGATCGAGGAAGCCGAGAGGTCTGGCCGCATAAAGCCCGGTGACACACTCATCGAGCCCACATCCGGCAACACGGGTATCGGGCTTGCGCTGATCGGCGCGGTCAAGGGCTACAGGACAATCATCACGTTGCCCGAGAAGATGAGCCCGGAGAAGGTGGCGGTTCTCAAGGCGCTTGGGGCAGAGATTATCCGAACGCCGACGAGTGCGGCGTGGGATAGTCCCGAGAGCCACATTGGCGTTGCCAGGCGCCTGGTCAAGGAGATCCCCAATGCGCATATCCTGGACCAGTACTCCAACCCTGATAACCCGCTCGCGCACGAGTACGGCACGGCCGAGGAGATCTGGACACAGACCGAGGGCAAGATTACCTGTCTTGTGGCTGGTGCAGGTACCGGCGGTACTATTACAGGGCTTGCGCGTGGTCTGAGAAAACACAAGCAGGATGTCAAGATTGTGGCGGCAGATCCTCATGGCAGTATCCTCGCTCTTCCTCCAAGCCTGAACGATGAACGCGTGAATGAGGGCTACAAGGTCGAGGGCATTGGATACGACTTCATTCCTGATGTCTTGGACCAGAAGATTGTAGACAAGTGGTACAAGACAGAAGACCGGACGTCCTTCCTGTATGCGCGCAGATTGATCTCCGAGGAAGGCATCCTATGCGGTGGTTCGTCTGGCAGCGCAATGGCAGCCATGGTCGAAGCTGCAAAGGACATGAACCTCACCGAGGACGACGTCGTAGTAGTCATACTCCCCGACAGCATCAGGAGCTATCTCAGCAAG AAAACCGACCCCTTCCACAGCGCCACAATCGCCTCCCTCCGCCTCAAACCCGTCACCACCATCCCCGCCCACTCCCCCTGCAGCGAAGCCATAGAAACCATGCGGGAAAAGGGCTTCGACCAGCTCCCCGTGAGCACATACTCTGCGGCGGGAAAAGCTAAACTCGTCGGCCTCGTCACCCTCGGCAACCTCCTATCGTACATTGCCGCGGGTCGCGCAACGCCCAAATCGGCCGTCGAAACCGTCATGTTTGATTTCCGCAAGCTGAACGAGGTTGTCAAGGACCTGGGTCGCTTGTCGCTTGACGGCGACAATGCAAAGAATACGCAAAAGGCGGGTCATAAAGGTCGTCGCGAGTTTGTGGAAATCACAAAGGAGACTAGTCTGAGTGATTTGAACAAGTTCTTTGAGTGGAATAGTGCGGCTGTGGTTACGGAGAGGGTGGATGGCGAGACGAGGGCTGTAGGTGTCGTTACAAAGGTTGATTTGCTTACTTGGATGGTTAGGCAGGGGAGTGTGAATGGCAATGGTGAGGCTCATTAG